The Drechmeria coniospora strain ARSEF 6962 chromosome 02, whole genome shotgun sequence genome has a segment encoding these proteins:
- a CDS encoding p21 activated kinase-like protein produces the protein MADKSSPSPLPGQPMYPGTPSRAPNSPSRSNLKAPPNLAVTSISPLTATATSTYTGTTVPLPIARKKFNNAPAVEPSPGRKRSWAAVREGGFLQSWKQRFLVLRKEWIDFSKAEGEKPVYTLFLKDVVAIGRVETTTPTFEVKRRLDGPSNSPGEKDGQTKTLHIKTKTEEELYTWMDFIYDSCPDLGGVSNPTNFSHAVHVGFNPTSREFVGLPPEWMRLLNGSAITKEDYARNPQAVIEAVDFYSDLTKRSENPVEFLALSPTHVPTEHWGRDASPHRPSPGPGPGPGFAAQPPPLPSSVVPALQTPKPPPPPRPPNGIQAQRPPPRPPPPKAKPEGAADDSSLFPAPLRLVQDSPHQKPQPHPPSAFSDPDDEATEVSLASEPSVTAIPVPSKRRQGARHLTTSEGELIAKLRAVVSDEDPTLCYVKQKKIGQGASGSVYVAKILDTAVGLAQDLRMRKGPSTRVAIKEMNLARQPRKDLLVDEIMIMKDSRHPNIINFLDAFLLSDSRQLWVVMDYMDGGALIDIIDNNRSISEKQIATICRETCKGLQHLHAQGIVHRDIKSDNVLLDKRGNVKITDFGFCAKLTERRSKRATMVGTTYWMAPEVVKQNKYGHKIDIWSLGIMTIEMVELQPPYMDEEPLRALYLIVTNGTPPLRKPDSMSQALKQFLAVCLRVEVKKRATADELLEHTFLQSCCPIDGLIGLLSFKK, from the exons ATGGCTGATAAAAG TTCACCGTCGCCTCTGCCAGGTCAGCCCATGTACCCTGGCACTCCATCGCGGGCTCCCAACAGCCCCTCGAGGTCCAACTTGAAGGCACCGCCCAACTTGGCCGTCACGTCCATCTCGCCCctcacggcgacggcgacatcgACGTACACAGGCACCACGGTCCCGCTGCCGATCGCCCGCAAAAAGTTCAACAACGcacccgccgtcgagccgtcACCCGGTCGGAAACGCAGCTGGGCCGCCGTGCGGGAGGGCGGCTTCCTGCAGTCGTGGAAGCagcgcttcctcgtcctgcgCAAGGAATGGATCGACTTCTCCAAGGCTGAGGGCGAGAAGCCCGTGTACACTCTGTTTCTCAaggacgtcgtcgccatcggacgcgtcgagacgacgacgcccaccTTCGAGGTCAAGCGGAGGCTCGACGGTCCCTCCAACAGCCCCGGGGAAAAGGACGGGCAGACGAAGACGCTGCACATCAAGACCAAGACGGAAGAGGAGCTCTACACCTGGATGGACTTCATCTACGACAGCTGCCCCGACCTCGGAGGCGTCAGCAACCCGACCAACTTCTCGCACGCCGTCCACGTCGGCTTCAACCCCACGAGCCGCGAGTTCGTCGGGTTGCCGCCCGAGTGGATGAGGCTCCTCAACGGCTCGGCCATCACCAAGGAGGATTACGCCCGGAACCCGCAGGCCGTaatcgaagccgtcgactTCTACTCGGACCTGACCAAGCGGTCCGAAAACCCCGTCGAGTTCCTCGCCCTGTCGCCGACGCACGTGCCGACGGAGCATTGGGGTCGCGATGCGAGCCCTCACCGACCCAGCCCtggccccggccccggccccggctTCGCcgcgcagccgccgccgttgccgtcgtccgtcgtgcCCGCCCTGCAAACCCCCAAGCCGCCACCCCCTCCGCGGCCGCCCAACGGCATCCAGGCCCAgcgaccgccgccgcggccgccgccgcccaaggccAAGCCCGAGGgggcggccgacgactcgTCCCTCTTCCCCGCGCCCCTGCGGCTGGTGCAGGACTCGCCGCATCAGAAGCCGCAGCCGCACCCGCCCTCTGCCTTCTCggaccccgacgacgaggcgacggaggTGTCCCTCGCCTCGGAGCCGAGCGTGACGGCGATCCCGGTCCCCTCGAAGCGGCGCCAGGGCGCTCGCCACCTGACGACGTCCGAGGGTGAGCTCATCGCGAAGCTCagggccgtcgtctccgacgAGGACCCCACCCTCTGCTACGTCAAGCAGAAGAAGATCGGCCAAGGCGCCTCCGGCTCCGTCTACGTGGCCAAGATCCTCGACACCGCCGTCGGGCTGGCCCAGGACCTGCGGATGAGGAAGGGACCGTCGACGCGCGTCGCCATCAAGGAGATGAACTTGGCGCGCCAGCCTCGCAAggacctcctcgtcgacgagatcaTGATCATGAAGGACAGCCGCCACCCCAACATCATcaacttcctcgacgccttccTGCTGAGCGACAGCCGCCAGCTGTGGGTCGTCATGGATTacatggacggcggcgccctgATCGACATCATCGACAACAACCGCTCCATCTCGGAGAAGCAGATTGCCACCATCTGCAGAGAG ACCTGCAAAGGCCTCCAGCATCTGCACGCCCAGGGCATCGTCCACAGGGACATCAAGAGCGACAACGTGCTACTCGACAAGAGAGGCAACGTGAAAATCA CCGACTTTGGCTTCTGCGCGAAACTCACCGAGCGCCGATCGAAGCGCGCCACCATGGTGGGCACGACGTACTGGATGGCGCCCGAAGTCGTCAAGCAGAACAAGTACGGCCACAAGATCGACATTTGGTCCCTCGGCATCATGACCATCGAGATGGTCGAGCTGCAGCCGCCGTACATGGACGAGGAGCCGCTGCGGGCGCTGTATCTCATCGTCACCAACGGCACGCCCCCCCTGCGGAAGCCCGACAGCATGAGCCAGGCCCTCAAGCAGTTTCTGGCCGTGTGCCTGCGCGTCGAGGTGAAGAAgcgagcgacggccgacgagctgctcgagcacACCTTCCTGCAGTCTTGCTGTCCCATCGATGGCCTGATAGGCTTGCTGTCGTTTAAGAAGTAG
- a CDS encoding sorbitol dehydrogenase has translation MSVNTSATASVVKASVLHGALDLRIEDRELAPPASSEVQVAVQSTGICGSDLHYYAEFRNGDIQVREPLTLGHESSGTVVAIGRAVTGLGPGDRVALEVGLPCEACQYCYRGQYNICHGMRFRGSAKVFPHTQGTLQKRINHPARWCHKLPPNLSLDHGALVEPLSVAMHAFSRSALLPGANVLVFGAGTIGLLAGAVSKVYNSVAVVIADVRKDRVDFAVANGYADAGFVVPAANPQTTEDKLAFAKDVAEKIKALTVSGKSLGGICAVYECTGVEMCLQSAIYAVCPGSKIMMIGMGTPVLSVHLAAALQREVDLIGVFRYANTYKAAINMLADKPDRLPELSKLVTHRFKGMDRIADAFAMAARKTDDDGNLVLKVIIDMQ, from the exons ATGTCCGTCAACACATCCGCCACGGCATCCGTCGTCAAAGCCTCGGTCCTTCACGGCGCCCTTGACCTCCGCATCGAGGACCGCGAGCTGGCCCCTCCCGCCTCCAGCGAGGTCCAGGTGGCGGTCCAGTCCACGGGCATCTGCGGCTCCGACCTCCATTACTACGCCGAATTCCGCAACGGCGACATCCAAGTACGCGAGCCGCTGACCCTCGGCCACGAGTCcagcggcaccgtcgtcgccatcggcaggGCCGTCACCGGTCTCGGGCCCGGCGAccgcgtcgccctcgaggtCGGCTTGCCCTGCGAGGCCTGCCAGTACTGCTACAGGGGCCAGTACAACATCTGTCACGGCATGCGCTTCCGCGGCTCGGCCAAGGTCTTTCCTCACACCCAGGGCACCCTTCAGAAAAGGATCAACCATCCGGCTCGCTGGTGCcacaa GCTTCCGCCCAACCTCAGCCTTGACCATGGCGCCCTCGTGGAAcccctctccgtcgccatgCACGCCTTCAGCCGCTCCGCCTTGCTCCCCGGCGCGAACGTGctcgtcttcggcgccggGACCATCGgtctcctcgccggcgccgtgaGCAAGGTCTACAATtcggtcgccgtcgtcatcgccgacgtccGAAAGGACCGTGTCGActttgccgtcgccaacgggtacgccgacgccggcttcgtcgtcccGGCGGCGAACCCGCAGACGACCGAGGACAAGCTCGCCTTTGCCAAGGACGTGGCCGAGAAGATCAAGGCTCTCACGGTGTCCGGAAAGTCGCTCGGCGGGATTTGTGCCGTGTACGAGTGTACCGGCGTCGAGATGTGCCTCCAGAGCGCCATATAC GCCGTCTGCCCAGGCTCCAAGATCATGATGATCGGCATGGGCACCCCCGTCCTCTCCGTCCACCTGGCCGCCGCTCTCCAGCGCGAAGTCGACCTCATCGGCGTCTTCCGCTACGCGAACACGTACAAAGCAGCCATCAACATGCTCGCCGACAAGCCCGACCGGTTGCCAGAATTATCCAAGCTTGTCACCCATCGCTTCAAGGGCATGGACCGCATCGCCGATGCTTTCGCCATGGCTGCGAGAAAaacagacgacgacggaaaccTCGTGCTCAAGGTCATTATAGACATGCAGTAG
- a CDS encoding t-SNARE syntaxin, which yields MAVASVQDRTSEFKSVLVQAQRRQNSAKLGSQRRSLLSDSQKAAANSDAKPRRSDFARTAAEIGRGISATMGKLEKLAQLAKRRTLFDDRPVEINELTFVIKQDLSSLNQQIGALQTLTRQQHPKVDQEGEHNKNVVYLLQGKLTDVSVNFKDVLEARTKNIQASRSRTENFISSVSHHTQPSVPQSASPLYGTPNRASPAPGADTLSLNPVGEQQLLLMEEAQPQNTYIQQRGEAIEAIEKTIGELGSIFGQLATMVSEQSEMIQRIDANTEDVVDNVEGAQRELLKYWSRVSGNRWLIAKMFGVLMIFFLLWVLVAG from the exons ATGGCTGTCGCGTCGGTCCAAGACCGCACCTCCGAGTTCAAGTCGGTCCTGGTGCAGGCTCAGCGACGCCAGAACTCGGCCAAGCTTGGCTCCCAGAGGAGATCTCTGCTGAGCGACTCgcagaaggcggcggccaacaGCGATGCGAAGCCCCGGCGCTCGGATTtcgcgaggacggcggccgagattgGTCGCGGCATCTCCGCCACCATGGGCAAGCTGGAGAAGTTGGCACAGC TTGCAAAACGCCGGACCCTGTTCGACGATCGGCCTGTCGAGATCAACGAGCTCACCTTTGTCATCAAGCAAGACCTGTCCTCGCTCAACCAGCAGATCGGCGCCCTCCAGACGCTCACGAGGCAGCAGCACCCCAAGGTCGACCAGGAGGGCGAACACAACAAGAACGTAGTCTACCTGCTTCAAGGAAAGTTGACGGACGTGTCGGTCAACTTCAAGGATGTGCTCGAGGCCCGGACGAAGAACATCCAGGCGTCGCGGTCGAGGACGGAAAACTTCATCTCGTCCGTCTCCCACCACAcccagccgtcggtgccgcAGTCGGCCTCCCCGCTGTACGGAACGCCAAAccgagcgtcgccggcgcccggTGCCGACACCCTGTCGCTCAaccccgtcggcgagcagcagtTGCTGTTGATGGAGGAGGCGCAACCCCAAAACACGTACATCCAGCAGAGgggcgaggccatcgaggccatcgagaaGACGATTGGCGAGCTGGGGAGCATATTCGGCCAGCTGGCGACCATGGTCTCGGAGCAGAGCGAGATGATCCAGCGCATCGACGCCAACACCGAGGACGTCGTGGAtaacgtcgagggcgcccaACGAGAGCTGCTCAAGTATTGGTCGCGCGTGTCGGGCAACCGGTGGCTTATAGCCAAGATGTTTGGCGTCTTGATGATATTCTTCTT GCTCTGGGTTCTGGTGGCGGGCTGA